Proteins from a genomic interval of Phyllopteryx taeniolatus isolate TA_2022b chromosome 3, UOR_Ptae_1.2, whole genome shotgun sequence:
- the ppp6c gene encoding serine/threonine-protein phosphatase 6 catalytic subunit isoform X3 — protein MGRGAWQEVTYDKSVDTMAPLDLEKYADIAKQCKYLPENDLKRLCDYVCDLLLEESNVQPVSTPVTVCGDIHGQFYDLCELFRTGGQVPDTNYIFMGDFVDRGYYSLETFTYLLVLKAKWPDRITLLRGNHESRQITQVYGFYDECQTKYGNANAWRYCTKVFDMLTVAALMDEQILCVHGGLSPDIKTLDQIRTIERNQEIPHKGAFCDLVWSDPEDVDTWAISPRGAGWLFGAKVTNEQASLFAQDTGNLVSHQQRPLFLHR, from the exons atgggcCGTGGAGCTTGGCAGGAAGTTACGTATGACAAATCGGTGGACACAATGGCGCCTCTAGATCTGGAGAAATATGCGGACATCGCAAAACAGTGCAAATACCTTCCAGAAAATGACTTAAAG CGATTATGTGACTATGTGTGTGACCTTCTGCTGGAGGAGTCAAACGTTCAACCTGTTTCAACTCCAGTAACAGTATGTGGGGACATACACGGACAG TTTTATGATCTTTGTGAACTCTTTCGAACTGGTGGCCAAGTTCCAGATACAAATTACATATTTATG GGAGACTTTGTTGACCGAGGATATTACAGTTTGGAGACCTTTACCTACCTGCTGGTGCTGAAAGCTAAATGGCCAGACCGCATCACTCTTCTACGTGGAAATCATGAGAGCAGACAAATTACTCAAGTTTACGGATTTTATG ATGAGTGCCAGACCAAATATGGAAACGCTAATGCCTGGCGTTATTGCACCAAAGTGTTTGATATGTTAACAGTGGCAGCT CTGATGGATGAACAGATCTTGTGTGTACATGGAGGCCTCTCTCCTGACATTAAAACCTTAGATCAAATTCGGACCATTGAGCGGAACCAGGAAATCCCTCACAAAGGAGCCTTTTGTGATTTGGTTTGGTCTGACCCTGAAGATGTCGACACTTGGGCCATCAGCCCAAGAGGAGCAGGCTGGCTATTTGGCGCTAAAGTAACAAATGAG CAAGCCAGTCTGTTTGCTCAAGACACAGGAAACCTGGTTTCTCACCAACAAAGACCCCTTTTTCTGCATCGCTGA
- the ppp6c gene encoding serine/threonine-protein phosphatase 6 catalytic subunit isoform X2, producing MGRGAWQEVTYDKSVDTMAPLDLEKYADIAKQCKYLPENDLKRLCDYVCDLLLEESNVQPVSTPVTVCGDIHGQGDFVDRGYYSLETFTYLLVLKAKWPDRITLLRGNHESRQITQVYGFYDECQTKYGNANAWRYCTKVFDMLTVAALMDEQILCVHGGLSPDIKTLDQIRTIERNQEIPHKGAFCDLVWSDPEDVDTWAISPRGAGWLFGAKVTNEFVHINNLKLICRAHQLVHEGYKFMFDEKLVTVWSAPNYCYRCGNIASIMVFKDANTREPKLFRAVPDSERVIPPRTTTPYFL from the exons atgggcCGTGGAGCTTGGCAGGAAGTTACGTATGACAAATCGGTGGACACAATGGCGCCTCTAGATCTGGAGAAATATGCGGACATCGCAAAACAGTGCAAATACCTTCCAGAAAATGACTTAAAG CGATTATGTGACTATGTGTGTGACCTTCTGCTGGAGGAGTCAAACGTTCAACCTGTTTCAACTCCAGTAACAGTATGTGGGGACATACACGGACAG GGAGACTTTGTTGACCGAGGATATTACAGTTTGGAGACCTTTACCTACCTGCTGGTGCTGAAAGCTAAATGGCCAGACCGCATCACTCTTCTACGTGGAAATCATGAGAGCAGACAAATTACTCAAGTTTACGGATTTTATG ATGAGTGCCAGACCAAATATGGAAACGCTAATGCCTGGCGTTATTGCACCAAAGTGTTTGATATGTTAACAGTGGCAGCT CTGATGGATGAACAGATCTTGTGTGTACATGGAGGCCTCTCTCCTGACATTAAAACCTTAGATCAAATTCGGACCATTGAGCGGAACCAGGAAATCCCTCACAAAGGAGCCTTTTGTGATTTGGTTTGGTCTGACCCTGAAGATGTCGACACTTGGGCCATCAGCCCAAGAGGAGCAGGCTGGCTATTTGGCGCTAAAGTAACAAATGAG TTTGTCCATATCAACAATCTAAAGCTGATTTGCCGGGCACATCAACTGGTCCACGAGGGCTACAAGTTTATGTTCGATGAAAAGTTGGTCACGGTGTGGTCGGCTCCCAACTACTGCTATCGCTGTGGCAACATTGCCTCCATTATGGTCTTCAAAGATGCTAACACAAGAGAGCCAAAGCTCTTTAGAGCAGTGCCTGATTCTGAAAGGGTCATTCCACCTCGAACAACAACACCGTATTTCCTGTAA
- the ppp6c gene encoding serine/threonine-protein phosphatase 6 catalytic subunit isoform X1, with protein sequence MGRGAWQEVTYDKSVDTMAPLDLEKYADIAKQCKYLPENDLKRLCDYVCDLLLEESNVQPVSTPVTVCGDIHGQFYDLCELFRTGGQVPDTNYIFMGDFVDRGYYSLETFTYLLVLKAKWPDRITLLRGNHESRQITQVYGFYDECQTKYGNANAWRYCTKVFDMLTVAALMDEQILCVHGGLSPDIKTLDQIRTIERNQEIPHKGAFCDLVWSDPEDVDTWAISPRGAGWLFGAKVTNEFVHINNLKLICRAHQLVHEGYKFMFDEKLVTVWSAPNYCYRCGNIASIMVFKDANTREPKLFRAVPDSERVIPPRTTTPYFL encoded by the exons atgggcCGTGGAGCTTGGCAGGAAGTTACGTATGACAAATCGGTGGACACAATGGCGCCTCTAGATCTGGAGAAATATGCGGACATCGCAAAACAGTGCAAATACCTTCCAGAAAATGACTTAAAG CGATTATGTGACTATGTGTGTGACCTTCTGCTGGAGGAGTCAAACGTTCAACCTGTTTCAACTCCAGTAACAGTATGTGGGGACATACACGGACAG TTTTATGATCTTTGTGAACTCTTTCGAACTGGTGGCCAAGTTCCAGATACAAATTACATATTTATG GGAGACTTTGTTGACCGAGGATATTACAGTTTGGAGACCTTTACCTACCTGCTGGTGCTGAAAGCTAAATGGCCAGACCGCATCACTCTTCTACGTGGAAATCATGAGAGCAGACAAATTACTCAAGTTTACGGATTTTATG ATGAGTGCCAGACCAAATATGGAAACGCTAATGCCTGGCGTTATTGCACCAAAGTGTTTGATATGTTAACAGTGGCAGCT CTGATGGATGAACAGATCTTGTGTGTACATGGAGGCCTCTCTCCTGACATTAAAACCTTAGATCAAATTCGGACCATTGAGCGGAACCAGGAAATCCCTCACAAAGGAGCCTTTTGTGATTTGGTTTGGTCTGACCCTGAAGATGTCGACACTTGGGCCATCAGCCCAAGAGGAGCAGGCTGGCTATTTGGCGCTAAAGTAACAAATGAG TTTGTCCATATCAACAATCTAAAGCTGATTTGCCGGGCACATCAACTGGTCCACGAGGGCTACAAGTTTATGTTCGATGAAAAGTTGGTCACGGTGTGGTCGGCTCCCAACTACTGCTATCGCTGTGGCAACATTGCCTCCATTATGGTCTTCAAAGATGCTAACACAAGAGAGCCAAAGCTCTTTAGAGCAGTGCCTGATTCTGAAAGGGTCATTCCACCTCGAACAACAACACCGTATTTCCTGTAA